One Seleniivibrio woodruffii DNA window includes the following coding sequences:
- a CDS encoding metal-sensing transcriptional repressor: MEQKANEEIVKRLQRANGHLSKVIEMIMEGDADIDVAQQMQAVSKAVINAKNLYIRNSIDSRLEGSAARDLAELSKFL, encoded by the coding sequence ATGGAACAGAAGGCTAACGAAGAAATTGTTAAAAGACTTCAAAGAGCTAACGGTCATTTGTCTAAAGTTATCGAAATGATAATGGAGGGGGATGCCGATATTGACGTTGCCCAGCAGATGCAGGCCGTATCAAAGGCGGTTATAAACGCCAAGAACCTCTACATCCGCAACAGCATCGATTCAAGACTGGAAGGTTCCGCAGCCAGAGATCTGGCTGAGCTTTCTAAATTTTTATAA
- a CDS encoding TlpA family protein disulfide reductase, with protein sequence MKKLILLLLTVVLMSGCFGSKKESEGSANKVTTVSKGFVDELKKQYAGKAIIVNFFGSWCPPCIKETPDFIEAYEKYKGDDFVIVGISVDKTLEDAQKFVDEHKITYPVFHADSNLGMEMNIYTIPASFIFKPDGQLFERVEGPLSPTQLEYIATKLK encoded by the coding sequence ATGAAAAAACTGATACTTCTGCTTCTCACCGTTGTTCTCATGTCCGGCTGTTTCGGCAGCAAAAAGGAATCGGAAGGTTCCGCAAACAAGGTCACCACCGTTTCAAAGGGATTTGTGGACGAGCTTAAGAAGCAGTATGCGGGCAAAGCGATAATCGTTAACTTTTTCGGCTCATGGTGCCCCCCCTGCATAAAGGAGACTCCGGATTTTATTGAGGCATACGAAAAATATAAAGGCGATGACTTTGTTATCGTGGGCATATCTGTCGACAAAACCCTTGAGGATGCCCAGAAGTTTGTGGACGAACACAAGATAACCTATCCCGTTTTCCATGCGGATTCAAACCTCGGCATGGAAATGAACATATACACCATTCCGGCCTCTTTCATCTTCAAACCGGACGGACAACTGTTCGAAAGGGTCGAAGGCCCCCTTTCCCCGACACAGCTGGAATATATCGCCACTAAATTGAAATAA
- the secF gene encoding protein translocase subunit SecF, with product MFELIKQGTKIDFMGKAYIFFAISGFFILISLGLIFTKGFTYGIDFAGGTVFQVEFEKTPNLDTIRNVMNKANVGEAVIQNFGSDRDVLIRVEKNDEDLKRVSESIENGLTQEMKDNKFQVVRVEQVGPQVGKDLKKMAFNAVIYSIIAVLIYVAVRFQFVFASAAIIALVHDVIITLGFFSLLGKEISISVIAAVLTLVGYSLNDTIVIFDRIREKMREDKEGKISLRDLMNNSINETLSRTIITSFLTFLSVIALYFFGGEVINGFSFALMVGIIVGSYSSIACASALIYVIKKK from the coding sequence ATGTTTGAACTGATTAAACAGGGTACAAAAATTGACTTCATGGGAAAGGCGTATATTTTCTTCGCCATTTCCGGATTTTTTATACTCATAAGCCTCGGTCTCATTTTTACAAAGGGATTTACATACGGCATCGACTTCGCAGGCGGTACTGTTTTTCAGGTTGAGTTTGAAAAAACCCCCAATCTGGATACAATCCGCAATGTTATGAACAAGGCGAACGTCGGCGAGGCCGTAATTCAGAACTTCGGTTCCGACAGGGATGTTCTCATCCGTGTTGAAAAGAACGACGAGGATCTTAAAAGGGTCAGCGAATCCATCGAAAACGGTCTTACTCAGGAAATGAAAGACAATAAGTTTCAGGTGGTGCGTGTTGAGCAGGTGGGCCCGCAGGTGGGTAAGGATCTGAAGAAAATGGCGTTCAACGCCGTTATCTACTCCATAATCGCCGTTCTTATATACGTCGCTGTCAGGTTCCAGTTTGTTTTCGCTTCTGCGGCGATAATAGCCCTTGTACACGACGTTATCATCACTCTCGGATTCTTCAGCCTTCTGGGCAAAGAGATAAGCATTTCGGTCATTGCTGCGGTTCTCACTCTGGTGGGTTATTCGCTTAACGACACCATCGTTATCTTCGACCGTATCAGAGAGAAGATGCGTGAGGACAAAGAGGGCAAGATATCGCTCAGAGACCTTATGAACAACAGTATCAACGAAACACTGAGCCGTACGATAATAACGTCTTTCCTGACGTTCCTTTCTGTTATAGCTCTGTATTTCTTCGGCGGAGAGGTTATCAACGGCTTCTCATTCGCACTCATGGTGGGTATCATCGTCGGATCATACTCCTCTATCGCCTGTGCGAGCGCACTCATTTACGTTATCAAGAAAAAATAA
- a CDS encoding ATP-binding protein: MINNQGVQHRIFIYVSVVLITLCVIFAFINITVRYFEYRNDITRQSYLVENNHRLLASRLSGVLKSNLTRAAADHELLEAVETGNMPLLSGRMSVHSNAMDIEFPDDVFVYRVISSDGKTLFSGGKLDRCQSRYSKAVTNALNSISASTSYELCGRQMMQFSAIPIYSDGGIIAAVELGTSLSFYGRGMEQSTGYSMAVLLEKDNLKPEGMQSYGRYYLMPEGNMSMFRRIFDSARGSIDKLPETMHVGDVHYRVLDDIRFYSGTGQELGRFVYAKDVTSSVSSILTYTLNTIFITLFFCVASLVIIGIGFSRTVGTLEKSHTDTINRLAVNERKYREYIDNSPMSIFTANDSKMFIETNKRFCEVLGAEKRDVTGHTFYDFMTEDNRAEINKFYSIAMHEGSNSGILHIVTRRGKEIALMAKAVKIDESSLLFNCLNITDNIAMEKRLRELNLELENVNRNLQIRIEDEVEKNRRQSHVLAEQKKFADMAMMMSAIAHQWRQPLNALGLMIQTMPDTLGIDENSEGYVRFEETAMELVGNMSNTIDNFRLFFETGANKEPFNVIEELKNTYSVMAVRLASHNIKTRFMCRREEDMHFSPCQNCGLCHEINLFGSAGEFRQMVVNIFNNSFEAINDRMGKIPGMEGSITVNIVCSDTRVTVSIEDNGTGIAPELIGRIFEPYFSTKNDANSSGIGLYMVKVLTEQSMGGKVAAFNNHLGGLTVVMDFTLYKGDSKQA, from the coding sequence ATGATAAACAATCAGGGCGTCCAGCACCGCATCTTCATATATGTCAGTGTGGTTCTTATTACACTATGCGTCATTTTCGCATTCATCAATATTACTGTAAGATATTTCGAATACAGAAACGACATCACCCGCCAGAGCTATCTGGTTGAAAACAACCACAGGCTTCTGGCGTCACGTCTTTCGGGGGTTTTGAAATCAAACCTGACCCGTGCGGCGGCCGACCATGAGCTTCTGGAGGCCGTTGAAACCGGAAATATGCCGCTGTTGTCAGGCAGAATGTCTGTCCATTCAAACGCCATGGACATAGAGTTTCCGGATGATGTCTTCGTTTACAGGGTGATATCCTCCGACGGCAAGACGCTGTTTTCCGGAGGCAAGCTCGACCGATGCCAGAGCAGATATTCAAAGGCCGTAACAAACGCTCTGAACAGCATCTCCGCCAGCACCTCATACGAGCTTTGCGGCAGACAGATGATGCAGTTCTCCGCTATACCCATATACTCTGACGGAGGCATCATAGCCGCTGTGGAACTGGGAACCTCACTGTCTTTCTACGGAAGGGGCATGGAGCAGTCCACCGGCTACAGCATGGCTGTTCTTTTGGAAAAGGACAACCTGAAACCCGAAGGGATGCAGTCATACGGAAGATACTATCTTATGCCAGAGGGGAACATGTCCATGTTCCGCAGGATATTCGATTCTGCCAGGGGCAGCATAGACAAACTGCCGGAGACGATGCATGTGGGCGACGTTCACTACAGGGTTCTGGACGATATCCGCTTTTACAGCGGCACAGGACAGGAACTGGGCAGGTTTGTGTATGCAAAGGACGTGACCTCCTCCGTATCATCCATCCTGACCTACACGCTCAACACAATCTTCATAACGCTCTTCTTCTGCGTGGCCTCGCTGGTTATCATCGGCATAGGTTTCAGCAGAACGGTCGGCACTCTGGAAAAATCCCACACCGACACCATAAACAGGCTGGCCGTCAACGAACGGAAGTATCGTGAATATATCGACAACTCACCCATGTCCATCTTTACGGCCAACGATTCGAAGATGTTCATTGAGACCAACAAGCGTTTCTGCGAAGTTCTGGGTGCGGAAAAGAGAGACGTAACAGGTCACACCTTCTACGACTTCATGACCGAAGACAACAGAGCGGAAATAAACAAATTCTATTCAATAGCCATGCACGAGGGGAGCAATTCCGGAATACTGCACATAGTCACCCGCAGGGGCAAGGAGATAGCCCTGATGGCGAAGGCTGTCAAAATTGACGAGTCCTCCCTGCTGTTCAACTGCCTTAACATAACCGACAACATAGCTATGGAAAAACGGCTCAGAGAGCTTAATCTGGAGCTTGAGAACGTCAACAGGAACCTGCAGATACGCATTGAGGATGAGGTTGAGAAGAACCGGAGACAGTCTCACGTTCTGGCAGAGCAGAAAAAATTCGCCGACATGGCCATGATGATGAGCGCAATCGCCCATCAGTGGCGTCAGCCTCTGAACGCTCTGGGGCTTATGATACAGACCATGCCCGACACCCTCGGCATTGACGAAAACTCAGAAGGCTACGTCAGATTTGAAGAGACCGCCATGGAACTGGTCGGAAACATGTCAAACACCATCGACAACTTCCGCCTTTTCTTCGAAACCGGAGCGAACAAGGAACCTTTCAACGTGATAGAGGAGCTTAAGAACACCTACTCCGTGATGGCTGTCAGACTGGCATCACACAACATAAAGACCCGTTTCATGTGCCGCAGGGAGGAGGATATGCACTTCTCGCCCTGTCAGAACTGCGGGTTATGCCACGAGATAAATCTGTTCGGTTCCGCCGGAGAGTTCCGCCAGATGGTGGTGAACATCTTCAACAACAGCTTTGAGGCAATAAACGACAGGATGGGAAAAATTCCAGGCATGGAGGGGAGCATTACGGTTAACATCGTCTGTTCCGACACAAGGGTGACCGTAAGTATTGAAGACAACGGAACAGGAATAGCCCCCGAGCTTATCGGCCGGATATTCGAGCCGTATTTCAGTACAAAAAACGATGCGAACTCCTCCGGAATAGGCCTTTACATGGTAAAAGTGCTCACCGAGCAGAGCATGGGCGGAAAAGTGGCGGCATTTAACAACCATCTGGGCGGACTTACCGTCGTGATGGATTTTACACTCTACAAAGGTGATTCTAAGCAGGCTTAA
- a CDS encoding bifunctional nuclease family protein produces the protein MIETTVKCVIREPLTSRYVLLLETLCGHYLIPVNVGDFEAESIYCVLNRINTPRPMTYEFIARILDSIDDANIDRVVVDRYENGNYKASIYVICNKSEKRIDCRPSDGITLALRMGVPVYVEDDILCPACCVDRTHINEDDNKILGTLIDNQDSLFWNT, from the coding sequence ATGATAGAGACAACGGTCAAGTGCGTTATCAGAGAACCCCTCACTTCCAGATATGTGCTTCTTCTCGAAACACTTTGCGGACATTATCTTATCCCCGTCAACGTGGGGGATTTCGAAGCTGAATCCATCTACTGCGTTCTGAACAGAATAAACACCCCCAGACCCATGACATATGAATTCATCGCCCGCATACTCGACAGCATCGACGATGCGAACATCGACCGTGTGGTTGTTGACAGATATGAGAACGGAAATTACAAAGCCAGCATATACGTTATATGCAATAAATCTGAAAAGCGTATCGACTGCCGCCCCTCAGACGGCATAACCCTTGCGCTCAGAATGGGCGTTCCGGTGTATGTTGAGGACGACATCCTCTGCCCCGCCTGCTGTGTCGACAGGACACACATAAACGAGGACGACAACAAGATCCTCGGAACACTTATCGATAATCAGGACAGCCTGTTCTGGAACACTTAA
- the secD gene encoding protein translocase subunit SecD — MNLKVRWAVIIIVLGWSLFSMFPLDKKINLGLDLQGGMHVVLGVDTEKAVDAKIDSTVVQLRKELAAEKINFNFVQKASGGKINIALKAPADYKKAQDIIKKNYPNLQNVTISDANTLSFIFDAKYVKEIKDSAVEQSLEVVRNRVDQFGVSEPIIQRQGINQVVVQLPGITDPERAINLIGKTAQLRFHIVDDTVSQKDADSGNIPFDDVILYQKHEDPATGAVSRVPYVLKQEVVLTGDYLTDAQVSLSNTYGQPVVEFKLDAAGSKLFEELTGENIGKRMAIVLDDNVYSAPVIKSKIPGGSAYIDGMSNMQEAKDLAIVLRAGSLPAPVKIEENRTVGPSLGQDSIKAGINACIIGFVLIVAFMGVYYRLSGWVANLALFTNFVIILGVMAQFGATLTMPGIAGIILTVGMAIDANVLIFERVREELRQGRTPMNAMERGYDKAFSSIIDAHVTNIVSAVVLYQFGTGPIKGFAVTLAIGIIASLFTAIFVTRVIFWSYMGRKEVKSLSI; from the coding sequence ATGAACCTGAAAGTCCGCTGGGCAGTAATTATAATTGTTCTCGGCTGGTCGCTTTTCTCAATGTTTCCGCTGGACAAAAAGATCAACCTTGGTCTTGACCTTCAGGGGGGTATGCACGTTGTTCTCGGTGTTGACACAGAAAAGGCGGTTGACGCCAAGATCGACAGCACCGTTGTTCAGCTTCGAAAAGAGCTTGCAGCTGAAAAGATAAACTTTAATTTCGTACAGAAAGCAAGCGGCGGGAAGATAAACATAGCTCTGAAAGCCCCCGCCGATTACAAAAAAGCACAGGATATCATTAAAAAGAACTATCCTAACCTTCAGAACGTGACCATCTCCGATGCGAACACCCTCTCTTTCATCTTCGATGCGAAGTATGTTAAAGAGATCAAGGATTCCGCAGTGGAGCAGTCGCTTGAAGTTGTGCGCAACAGGGTTGACCAGTTCGGCGTTTCCGAACCCATCATCCAGAGACAGGGCATCAATCAGGTAGTTGTTCAGCTCCCCGGAATCACTGATCCCGAAAGAGCTATCAACCTCATCGGAAAGACAGCTCAGCTCAGATTCCACATAGTGGACGACACCGTTTCCCAGAAAGATGCGGACAGCGGCAACATCCCCTTTGATGACGTCATCCTCTATCAGAAACATGAAGACCCCGCCACAGGCGCAGTCAGCAGAGTTCCCTATGTGCTCAAGCAGGAAGTTGTGCTCACCGGAGACTATCTGACAGACGCTCAGGTCAGCCTTTCAAACACATACGGCCAGCCCGTTGTCGAGTTTAAACTCGATGCCGCAGGCAGCAAGCTGTTTGAAGAGCTCACAGGCGAAAACATCGGCAAGCGCATGGCCATCGTCCTTGACGACAACGTATACAGCGCTCCCGTTATCAAATCAAAAATCCCCGGCGGTTCAGCATACATCGACGGTATGTCGAACATGCAGGAGGCAAAGGATCTGGCCATCGTTCTTCGTGCCGGTTCTCTGCCCGCCCCCGTTAAGATCGAAGAGAACAGAACAGTCGGACCCTCTCTGGGTCAGGACTCCATCAAAGCCGGCATCAACGCATGCATCATAGGCTTTGTTCTCATCGTTGCTTTCATGGGCGTATATTACAGACTCAGCGGCTGGGTTGCAAACCTTGCACTGTTCACCAACTTCGTAATAATTCTCGGAGTAATGGCGCAGTTCGGCGCAACGCTCACCATGCCCGGTATTGCAGGTATCATCCTGACAGTGGGTATGGCCATCGATGCGAACGTGCTTATCTTCGAGCGTGTGCGAGAGGAACTGAGACAGGGCAGAACACCCATGAACGCTATGGAGCGCGGATACGATAAGGCATTCTCTTCCATCATAGATGCCCACGTCACCAACATCGTATCAGCAGTGGTGCTTTACCAGTTCGGTACGGGACCAATCAAAGGCTTCGCAGTGACACTGGCCATCGGTATCATAGCGTCCCTTTTCACGGCTATCTTTGTAACCCGTGTGATCTTCTGGTCATACATGGGCAGAAAAGAAGTCAAATCACTTAGCATATAG
- a CDS encoding PAS domain-containing sensor histidine kinase, translating into MLKSLLGQIIQKAYFGCVFFNTDGSPDFESAVVADVNDSFLKITGCIKDQMLNKRLGDLSCPFFTSDFPILVKDALTTKVYHFVPSFGRGFHVEAVASGTELAIIVRDDTSMRTAYETLKQKQEQLKTLINATPDLICFKDSKGRWLEANRSNLEIFSLQDVDFVGKDELELAESTLPVYRESFLWCADSDERTWQSGVMSREEELIPKPDGTPRIFDVIKVPLYYDEEKTKRKGIVVLGRDITEQKLIQDEINRQSGLINSLFNAIDDLVFFKGTDGRYMGCNKAFEELAGMSQSELMGKTDHEIFEKSVADEYIANDRVTLAMMQKRQNEEWVQFKDGRKRLMLTVKFPFCGADGELKGVMGICRDITELHKKTLELQNINSTLHETIQKETEKNRKYEQMIFNQKKLADLGNMVSAIAHHWRQPLNALGLYVQDVSQTHRDGLLDSEYINGFETTCMNIICGLSSTIDNFGDFFKPESKLITFNVMLEVRDILKIYEAKMAYLGITFRASCVCGDNFMDCGEYVDQLRCRYNEARVEGYRDEFKQGFINILQNAVDAVQEEFESNECLEKIISVSIGMKEDRIEIGIFNNGKPIPAYVAERIFHPYFTTKGEGKGTGIGLYLTKNIVENYMNGRIFFENTENGVCFFISLPVKPA; encoded by the coding sequence ATGCTAAAAAGTCTCCTTGGGCAAATAATTCAGAAGGCATATTTCGGCTGTGTCTTCTTCAACACAGACGGTTCGCCCGATTTTGAATCTGCTGTTGTCGCCGATGTCAATGACTCATTTCTCAAAATTACAGGCTGCATTAAAGATCAGATGCTCAACAAACGTCTGGGAGACCTCAGCTGCCCTTTTTTCACGTCAGATTTTCCCATTCTTGTAAAAGATGCACTCACCACAAAGGTATATCACTTCGTGCCGTCTTTCGGCAGGGGGTTCCATGTGGAGGCTGTGGCTTCGGGCACAGAGCTTGCCATAATAGTCCGTGACGACACTTCCATGCGGACAGCCTATGAAACTCTGAAACAGAAGCAGGAACAGCTTAAAACACTTATAAACGCAACACCCGACCTTATCTGTTTTAAGGACAGCAAGGGCAGATGGCTTGAGGCCAACAGGAGCAATCTGGAGATATTCTCCCTTCAGGATGTGGATTTTGTCGGCAAGGATGAACTGGAACTGGCCGAGAGCACCCTTCCGGTATACAGGGAATCTTTCCTCTGGTGTGCGGATTCCGACGAGAGGACATGGCAGAGCGGTGTCATGAGCAGAGAGGAGGAACTTATCCCCAAACCTGACGGTACGCCGAGAATTTTTGATGTTATCAAGGTTCCTCTTTATTACGATGAGGAGAAGACAAAGCGCAAAGGCATCGTTGTTCTGGGCAGAGATATAACCGAACAGAAGTTAATTCAGGATGAGATAAACAGGCAGTCGGGGCTTATAAACTCCCTTTTCAACGCCATTGACGATCTGGTGTTCTTCAAGGGGACCGACGGTCGGTACATGGGATGCAACAAGGCCTTTGAAGAGCTTGCGGGTATGTCTCAAAGCGAGCTGATGGGCAAAACCGACCACGAAATATTTGAAAAGAGCGTTGCCGATGAGTATATCGCCAACGACAGAGTCACCCTTGCCATGATGCAGAAGCGGCAGAACGAGGAGTGGGTTCAGTTCAAGGACGGCAGAAAAAGACTGATGCTCACAGTTAAATTCCCCTTCTGCGGAGCCGACGGCGAGTTGAAGGGAGTCATGGGCATCTGCCGGGACATAACCGAACTGCACAAAAAGACTCTGGAGCTTCAGAACATAAACTCCACCCTCCACGAAACCATTCAGAAGGAGACGGAGAAGAACAGAAAGTATGAACAGATGATATTCAACCAGAAAAAACTGGCGGATCTCGGAAACATGGTGAGCGCCATTGCCCACCACTGGCGTCAGCCGCTGAACGCTTTGGGGCTGTATGTTCAGGATGTCAGCCAGACCCACAGGGACGGTCTTCTGGACAGCGAATACATAAACGGATTCGAGACTACCTGCATGAACATTATATGCGGGCTTTCGTCCACAATCGATAACTTCGGAGATTTCTTCAAACCTGAGAGTAAGCTGATAACATTCAACGTAATGCTTGAGGTAAGGGATATCCTGAAAATATATGAAGCGAAAATGGCCTATCTGGGCATAACCTTCAGAGCCTCCTGCGTCTGCGGAGACAACTTTATGGACTGCGGCGAATATGTCGACCAGCTTCGCTGCCGCTATAATGAAGCGAGAGTGGAGGGATACAGGGACGAGTTCAAGCAGGGCTTCATAAACATACTTCAGAATGCGGTGGACGCAGTTCAGGAAGAGTTTGAGAGCAACGAATGCCTTGAGAAGATAATCAGCGTCAGCATCGGCATGAAAGAGGACAGGATCGAGATAGGCATATTCAACAACGGAAAGCCTATTCCTGCATACGTTGCCGAGCGCATCTTCCATCCCTATTTCACCACAAAGGGCGAAGGCAAGGGGACGGGGATAGGTCTGTATCTTACCAAGAATATTGTGGAAAACTATATGAACGGCAGGATCTTCTTCGAGAATACCGAGAACGGGGTATGCTTTTTTATAAGTCTGCCTGTTAAGCCTGCTTAG
- the yajC gene encoding preprotein translocase subunit YajC, translating to MFNSIAYAADAAAPAQGSPFAPMLMMVVIFGIFYFLLIRPQQKKQKEHINMLNAIKAGDEIITGGGIYCKVTKVLDNNTFLVEIADGVTVKMSKNGIAQKVTEQENK from the coding sequence ATGTTCAATAGTATCGCTTACGCAGCAGATGCAGCAGCACCCGCACAGGGAAGCCCTTTTGCCCCCATGCTGATGATGGTTGTCATCTTCGGTATCTTCTATTTTCTGCTTATCAGACCCCAGCAGAAAAAACAGAAAGAGCATATTAACATGCTCAACGCCATTAAAGCTGGTGACGAGATAATCACCGGCGGCGGTATCTATTGCAAGGTGACAAAAGTTCTCGACAACAACACATTCCTCGTTGAAATTGCTGACGGTGTTACCGTTAAAATGAGCAAAAACGGAATCGCACAGAAAGTTACCGAACAGGAGAATAAATAA
- the tgt gene encoding tRNA guanosine(34) transglycosylase Tgt, with the protein MFSFRLEETDNRARTGTITTPHGIIETPIFMPVGTVGSVKTISPQELDDMGAQIILGNTYHLHLRPGDEVVAKFGGLAKFNSWHKPTLTDSGGFQVFSLAEMNKITDEGVHFRSHLDGSKLFLNPERSIEIQQNIGADIMMAFDECVSLPAEKEYVRKSIERTYRWAVRSRAAKTNGHQALFGIIQGGTDLDLRRISAEQITSIDFEGFAIGGLSVGEEIPLMYETTSFTTEYMPKDKPRYLMGVGTPQDLLHGIKYGVDMFDCVMPTRNARNAMLFTSAGKLHIKNKQWELSDEPVDAECSCYTCRNFSRGYLRHLHKAGEYLGLRLNSIHNLHFYLSLVKRARNAIKLGIYDKFMNETLEKMSTGGL; encoded by the coding sequence ATGTTTTCATTCAGACTTGAAGAGACGGATAACAGAGCCAGAACAGGCACAATAACTACCCCCCACGGGATAATCGAAACACCCATCTTCATGCCCGTCGGCACGGTGGGTTCGGTAAAGACAATCAGCCCGCAGGAACTGGACGACATGGGCGCCCAGATAATCCTCGGCAACACCTATCACCTGCACCTGCGCCCCGGAGACGAAGTGGTCGCTAAATTCGGCGGACTGGCGAAGTTCAATTCGTGGCATAAACCCACGCTCACCGACAGCGGCGGATTTCAGGTGTTCAGCCTTGCCGAAATGAACAAGATAACCGATGAGGGGGTTCATTTCCGCAGTCACCTTGACGGAAGCAAGCTGTTTCTTAACCCTGAGCGTTCAATAGAGATCCAGCAGAATATCGGTGCGGATATTATGATGGCGTTCGACGAGTGCGTTTCTCTGCCCGCAGAGAAAGAATACGTAAGAAAATCCATAGAGCGCACCTACCGCTGGGCTGTCAGAAGCCGTGCGGCAAAAACAAACGGACATCAGGCACTTTTCGGCATCATTCAGGGCGGAACCGACCTTGACCTGCGCCGGATAAGCGCCGAGCAGATAACATCAATAGACTTTGAAGGGTTCGCCATAGGCGGGCTTTCAGTTGGCGAGGAGATTCCCCTCATGTATGAGACCACCTCCTTCACCACGGAATATATGCCCAAGGACAAACCCAGATATCTCATGGGTGTGGGCACGCCGCAGGATCTTCTGCACGGCATAAAGTACGGGGTCGATATGTTCGACTGCGTAATGCCCACCAGAAACGCAAGAAACGCAATGCTCTTCACCTCCGCAGGCAAACTGCACATAAAGAACAAGCAGTGGGAGCTTTCCGACGAGCCTGTGGATGCCGAGTGCAGCTGCTACACTTGCCGTAATTTCAGCAGGGGATATCTGCGCCATCTTCACAAGGCGGGAGAATATCTTGGACTTCGTCTTAACAGTATTCACAACCTACATTTCTATCTTTCACTTGTAAAACGTGCCAGAAATGCTATAAAGTTAGGGATTTACGATAAATTCATGAATGAAACGCTCGAAAAAATGAGCACAGGAGGACTATAA